A portion of the Zymoseptoria tritici IPO323 chromosome 8, whole genome shotgun sequence genome contains these proteins:
- a CDS encoding SNF2 family DNA-dependent ATPase domain-containing protein (Homolog of Saccharomyces cerevisiae INO80, a Swi2/Snf2-related ATPase that forms a large complex, containing actin and several actin-related proteins, that has chromatin remodeling activity and 3' to 5' DNA helicase activity in vitro) — MSAKAAYEEVAPAPPAVLPPTGPPSLTIRDTEAAYKEIEARDLSDVEVDMPGMDVPKQEWVQRTHKRGLEHEIAESMKRKRRRFNLMQNLHDHFHAAADSERTIYIDHHEQEVAEEVRLKEIEEDKERKKDQQRKRRREKAIADEEIKREEAIRSLATVQDEEERARLENLISRHDKKIRDTQSRLQGITPSKEFRNESPHNTAALGRREREAKASRAARGTGGGRARKSKEQKQAEKDSARLAQAYLDQGQDLPSIAPKEEERLASLAERKMREDSEALSDTALAVIDQQHTAGLTGMAKFDSKGYNQIYEQITRDLAKGVPKVVRIKNNSLDTKQSNARKTAQLAAKEARRWQLRTNKSTKDVAARAKRAMREMLGFWKRNERDEREGRKVAEKQELDKARKQEAEREANRQKRKLNFLISQTELYSHFIGKKVKTDEIEKAGDDVVPTGQTIRDDPNAENTVDLPGSVANLQAKVTNFEDLDFDAEDETALQQAAMANAQHAIQEAQDRARAFDKDAGEAAELKDAQENFDEGEMNFQNPTSLQSMDVKQPKMLTCQLKEYQVKGLNWLVNLYEQGINGILADEMGLGKTVQSISVMAYLAEVHNIWGPFLVIAPASTLHNWQQEISRFVPSIKVLPYWGSAKDRKVLRKFWDRKHITYNRDSPFHVLVTSYQLVVQDTAYFQKVKWQYMILDEAQAIKSSSSSRWKSLLGFHCRNRLLLTGTPIQNNMQELWALLHFIMPSLFDSHDEFSEWFSKDIENHAQSNTKLNEDQLRRLHMILKPFMLRRIKKHVQKELGDKIEIDVFCDLTYRQRAYYTNLRNKISIMDLIEKAAVGDEQDTATLMNLVMQFRKVCNHPDLFERADTWSPMSMSYYAETASFMREGNNVNVAYSVRNLIEFWIPSMLAEGAGRLDVAGPDNDRAGWRNKWLTNELSIWNEQHIVNSQKSRNGFSWMRFVDKSASEVALTARQSLVQRVADLVKEGDRAGKFKVAYDDDEEKENAGFTPVHAMLNIVDRNARTPLAEVTEEGHLSKLFNISRNALQETGYSTIETAYLPTATAPPVELVCRSQQSLLEQETSFFNVPVRRTLYPINAPTEQALLRSPLRPSQYPVTNLLPAPASQKQRFTKIEVPSMRRFVTDSGKLAKLDALLTQLKEGGHRVLLYFQMTRMIDLMEEYLTYRNYKYCRLDGSTKLEDRRDTVAAFQSSPEIFVFLLSTRAGGLGINLTSADTVIFYDSDWNPTIDSQAMDRAHRLGQTRQVTVYRLITRGTIEERIRKRALQKEEVQRVVISGQAGSSTVDFNNRSRETNRTKEMAMWLADDDQVEAIERREAEVLEEEAKSGKQGAGGKKRKNAAAGKRKEVSMDDMYHEGEGKFEDNASHEPSGAATPIGDGDGGPPAKKKKGLSKKAKTVKQRLAVIDGEVG; from the exons GAGTccatgaagaggaagcggcggaggTTCAACTTGATGCAAAACCTTCACGATCACTTCCATGCTGCTGCAGATTCTGAGCGCACCATCTACATCGATCACCACGAGCAAGAGGTCGCGGAAGAAGTTCGTCTCAAGGAGATTGAGGAAGACAAGGAGCGGAAGAAGGACCAGCAGCGGAAGCGGCGGCGCGAAAAGGCTATCGCAGATGAGGAGATCAAGCGAGAAGAAGCAATCCGCAGCCTGGCCACTGTCCaggatgaggaagagcgAGCTCGCCTTGAGAATCTCATCTCTCGTCACGACAAGAAGATCCGCGATACTCAGAGTCGCCTGCAGGGAATCACGCCATCAAAGGAGTTCCGCAATGAGTCGCCTCACAATACTGCAGCGCTTGGACGACGAGAGCGGGAA GCGAAGGCTAGCCGAGCGGCACGTGGCACTGGCGGTGGTCGTGCTAGGAAAAGCAAGGAGCAAAAGCAGGCTGAAAAGGATAGTGCCCGTCTTGCACAAGCGTACCTTGATCAAGGCCAAGATCTGCCATCGATTGCCCctaaggaggaagagagattGGCAAGTCTGGCCGAGCGCAAGATGCGCGAAGACTCCGAGGCATTGAGCGACACCGCTCTCGCAGTGATTGACCAACAGCACACGGCAGGACTCACAGGAATGGCCAAATTCGACAGCAAAGGTTACAACCAGATCTATGAGCAAATCACTCGCGATCTGGCCAAAGGCGTGCCCAAGGTGGTTCGCATCAAGAACAACAGCCTTGACACCAAGCAATCCAACGCCCGCAAGACTGCACAGCTGGCTGCGAAGGAAGCTCGGAGATGGCAATTGCGCACGAACAAGAGCACCAAGGATGTCGCTGCTCGCGCCAAGCGTGCTATGCGTGAGATGCTGGGCTTCTGGAAGCGGAATGAACGTGACGAGCGTGAAGGTCGCAAAGTTGCGGAGAAGCAAGAGCTCGACAAGGCTCGCAAGCAGGAAGCCGAGCGGGAAGCCAATCGACAGAAGAGGAAGCTCAATTTCCTCATCTCACAGACCGAGCTGTACTCTCATTTCATCGGCAAGAAGGTCAAGACTGATGAGATTGAGAAGGCTGGAGATGATGTCGTCCCGACTGGACAGACCATCCGGGACGATCCCAATGCTGAGAATACTGTGGACCTCCCTGGATCAGTCGCCAACCTTCAAGCCAAGGTCACCAACTTTGAGGATCTGGACTTCGATGCCGAGGATGAGACTGCTCTTCAGCAGGCGGCCATGGCCAATGCTCAGCATGCGATCCAGGAAGCTCAAGACCGCGCCAGAGCCTTTGACAAGGATGCTGGCGAGGCTGCTGAGCTCAAAGATGCTCAGGAAAACTTCGACGAAGGCGAGATGAACTTCCAAAACCCAACATCTCTTCAAAGCATGGACGTCAAGCAGCCGAAGATGCTGACTTGCCAACTGAAAGAGTATCAAGTCAAGGGTCTCAATTGGCTGGTCAACTTGTACGAGCAAGGTATCAATGGTATTCTCGCCGACGAGATGGGTCTTGGAAAGACAGTACAGTCCATCTCGGTCATGGCGTACTTGGCCGAAGTGCACAACATTTGGGGTCCTTTCCTGGTCATCGCACCTGCGTCCACACTCCACAACTGGCAACAGGAAATCTCGAGATTCGTTCCGAGCATCAAGGTTCTCCCATACTGGGGCTCTGCGAAAGATCGAAAAGTGCTGCGTAAGTTCTGGGATCGCAAGCACATTACATACAACCGCGACAGTCCATTCCACGTGTTGGTCACGTCTTATCAGCTGGTTGTTCAGGACACAGCCTACTTCCAGAAGGTCAAGTGGCAATACATGATTTTGGATGAAGCTCAGGCCATCaagtcttcgtcttcttctcgatgGAAGTCTCTCCTTGGCTTCCACTGCCGCAATCGCCTGCTGCTGACCGGAACACCCATTCAGAACAACATGCAGGAGTTGTGGGCTCTTCTCCATTTCATCATGCCTTCGCTCTTCGACAGCCACGATGAGTTTTCGGAGTGGTTCTCCAAGGACATTGAGAACCATGCTCAGTCCAACACCAAGCTTAACGAGGACCAGCTCCGCCGTCTACACATGATCCTCAAGCCATTCATGTTGCGACGTATCAAGAAGCATGTCCAGAAGGAGCTCGGCGACAAGATTGAGATTGACGTCTTCTGCGACCTCACCTACCGACAACGTGCCTACTACACCAATCTGCGGAACAAGATCAGTATTATGGATTTGATCGAGAAAGCTGCAGTCGGTGACGAGCAGGACACTGCGACGCTGATGAACTTGGTCATGCAGTTCAGGAAAGTTTGCAACCATCccgacctcttcgagcgcgcCGATACCTGGAGTCCGATGTCCATGTCGTACTATGCGGAGACGGCTTCATTCATGCGTGAGGGCAACAATGTCAACGTGGCGTACAGCGTGCGCAATTTGATCGAATTCTGGATTCCAAGCATGCTTGCTGAGGGTGCAGGACGTCTCGATGTTGCCGGTCCGGACAATGATCGAGCTGGCTGGCGCAACAAGTGGCTTACCAACGAGCTCAGCATCTGGAACGAGCAGCACATCGTCAACAGCCAGAAGTCGAGGAATGGCTTCTCTTGGATGCGATTCGTCGACAAGTCTGCGAGCGAAGTTGCACTCACTGCTCGTCAGTCTCTCGTCCAGCGTGTCGCAGATCTGGTCAAGGAAGGCGATCGCGCTGGCAAGTTCAAGGTGGCTtacgatgacgatgaagagaaggagaacgCGGGCTTCACGCCTGTTCATGCCATGCTCAACATCGTCGACCGCAACGCACGCACACCCCTCGCCGAGGTCACTGAAGAGGGCCACTTGAGCAAGCTCTTCAACATCTCTCGAAACGCCTTGCAAGAGACTGGCTACAGCACCATCGAGACTGCATACCTACCGACAGCAACCGCGCCTCCAGTCGAGCTCGTCTGCCGAAGTCAGCAAAGCCTTCTCGAGCAAGAaacctccttcttcaacgTCCCCGTCCGTCGCACTCTCTACCCGATCAACGCACCCACCGAGCAAGCTCTTCTCCGCTCGCCACTCCGGCCCTCCCAATACCCTGTCACGAACCTCCTCCCCGCACCGGCCTCTCAAAAGCAACGCTTTACCAAGATCGAAGTCCCAAGCATGCGCCGCTTCGTCACCGACTCCGGCAAACTCGCCAAACTCGACGCCCTCCTCACCCAACTCAAAGAAGGCGGCCACCGCGTCCTGCTCTACTTCCAAATGACCCGCATGATCGACCTGATGGAAGAGTACCTCACCTACCGCAACTACAAATACTGCCGTCTCGACGGTTCCACCAAACTCGAAGACCGTCGCGACACCGTCGCCGCGTTCCAGAGCTCACCGGAaatcttcgtcttcctgcTCTCCACCCGCGCCGGTGGTCTGGGAATCAACCTCACGAGCGCGGACACCGTCATCTTCTACGACTCGGATTGGAATCCTACCATTGACTCCCAGGCTATGGATCGCGCTCATCGTCTTGGTCAGACGCGCCAGGTTACTGTTTACCGTCTGATCACGAGGGGTACGATTGAAGAGCGGATCCGCAAGCGCGCGTtgcagaaggaggaggtgcaGAGGGTTGTCATCTCCGGTCAAGCGGGGAGTAGTACGGTCGACTTCAACAATCGCAGTCGGGAGACGAATCGCACCAAGGAAATGGCGATGTGgcttgcggacgacgatcAGGTTGAGGCGATCGAGAGGAGAGAAGCAGAGGTgttggaagaggaagcgaagTCGGGCAAACAGGGCGCtggagggaagaagaggaagaatgCGGCGGcggggaagaggaaggaggttAGCATGGATGACATGTATCATGAAG GCGAAGGCAAATTCGAAGACAACGCGAGCCATGAGCCCTCGGGCGCGGCGACGCCGattggagatggagatggcggaccgccggcgaagaagaaaaagGGGTTGAgtaagaaggcgaagacggtGAAGCAGCGGTTGGCGGTGATTGATGGGGAGGTTGGCTGA